In Nostoc sphaeroides, the genomic window CAACCTCAAATCACCTTTGACACTTGGATTATGGTGATTTTAGGTGGTTCTGGTAATAACGTTGGCACAATCTTAGGTGCGGTAATTTTCTTTGCTTACGATGCACTCACGCGAGAAGTCTTACCCAGAATCGTCCCCCTTGATGAAGCCCGTTTGGGTGCATTTCGGATCATGGTAATCGGACTAATTTTGATGGTACTGATGATTTGGCGTCCTCAAGGTATCTTAGGGAAAAAGGAGGAACTTACTCTTGGTAAATGACTATTCATCGCCACTTCCACTTTTGGCAGCCACTGGACTTTCTAAAAGCTTTGGTGGTATCAAAGCAGTTAATGAGGCGAAAATCGAAGTTGCTAAAGGCAGCATTACGGGCTTGATTGGCCCCAATGGTGCTGGTAAAACCACTTTATTTAACTTACTCTCAAACTTCATTCGCCCAGATAAGGGACGAGTCATTTTTGACGGCGAACCGATTCACAAATTACAACCATATCAAATCGCCCAACAGGGAGTAATCCGCACTTTTCAGGTTGCACGGACTCTCTCGCGGTTGTCGGTGTTAGAAAATATGCTGCTGGCGGCGCAAAAACAAACGGGTGAAAATTTTTGGCAAGTGCAATTGCAACCGCATATCGTCGCTAAGGAAGAAAAGGAACTCGAAGAACGGGCAATGTTTCTATTAGAATCAGTGGGCTTGGCAAAAAAAGCACACGATTATGCTGGTGGCTTGTCTGGTGGGCAACGCAAACTGCTGGAAATGGGGCGGGCGTTGATGACTAATCCCAAGTTAATTTTGTTGGATGAACCGGCTGCTGGTGTGAATCCAAAACTGATTGATGATATTTGCGATCGCATTATCACTTGGAACCGTCAAGATAACATGACTTTTTTGATTATCGAACACAATATGGATGTGATTATGTCATTGTGCGATCGCGTTTGGGTACTTGCCGAAGGGCAGAATTTAGCTGACGGGACACCCACAGAAATTCAAACTAATCCCAAAGTTCTAGAAGCTTATTTGGGAAAATAAACTTATATGAAATGCCCAAGAAAATTAAAGAACTGAAAAGTTTATTACTGCGATCGGGGTTTACCTATAAACCAGCAAAGGGAAGTCATAGCAAATGGATACATCCAAAATTATCTAAAGCTATTATCATTGCTGGTAAAGATGGTAGTGACGCTAAACTATATTTAGAAAAGCAGGTTAATGAAGCACTAGAAGAATTAAATAAGATAGAAGCAGAGGAAAAGGAGGAACCAGAAGCATGAAATATACAATATTAATTCAATGGTCAAATGAAGATGAATGTTATGTAGTTTCATTACCTGATTTCCCGGATATTATGCAGCCTTGTACTCATGGAGACACTTATGAGGAGGCTTTGAAAAATGCTCAGGAAGTCTTAGAGATGTTAATCGAATCTTACTTAGAAGATGATCAGCCTTTACCAGAACCACAAACATTAGGTAAGTCTTTAAAAGTGGCTTAAACACAACATGGATGTGATTATGTCCTTGTGCGATCGCGTTTGGGTACTTGCTGAAGGACAGAATTTGGCTGACGGTACACCAGCAGAAATTACAAACTAATCCCAAAGTTTTAGAAGCTTATTTGGGCAAATAAAACAGGAGTCAGAATTTAGAATATTCTACCCATAAAGGGATAGGGAGCTTTTTATGTCAATGATGACAGTCAGAGATTTAGAGCAAGTTCAAACAGCTTTTACTGAAGCAGGTTTAGATTACCAGCTGGAACTCGAAAATGGGAAAATTTCAATAATGGGGCCGTCAGACATTGTATCCAGCGAAATCAGTAGTCGTCTCATCGCCTTTCTCTTTGCTTGGATAAATCCTCGTCGCTGGGGAAGAGTATTTGATTCCTCTGGCGGTTTCATCATGCCAGATACTAACCTCAAAGCACCCGATGTTTCCTTTGTTCGTGCTTCCCGACTTCTCCAAAGTCCTCGTTACTTTGGAGAACTTGTCCCTGACTTGGTGGTAGAAATTAAATCTCAGAACGATAAAATAAAACTTATAGCAGCTAAAATTCTGAAATTTATAGAATTAGGAGCGATCGTCGGTATTTTGATTGATCCTGATGAAGAGACAGTTACAATTTATCGCTCTACAGGCGAACCTACAGTTTTAGAAAATGGCGAGATTTTAACTATACCAGAACTTTTTCCCGGTTGGGAATTGCCCGTTACTGAATTGTGGCCTCCTATCTTTACCGAGGAAGAAACACAAATTTAGTGAAGGACTTTGGTAGCAACTGAACCGCATTCTCACTTGGAACCGCCAAGACGGGATGCAATACTGCGTAGGTTTTGAATATTCGTAGGTTGGGTTGAGGCAATGCGTTACCCAACAAACCCAGGAAAATTTTGGGTTTCGTTCCTCAACCCAACCTACACATTTCTATTTTTTATGCAAAACCTACGTAGTAAGCTGATGTGCAGCTAAATTGTATAACACGAAAACGTAAAATTATTGTAGTGCGGGCAACATGAGCGCATCGCATATACAAATTAAATACGCAACAGCTTATTGAGACGCGATGACCTTTTTAATTATTGAACACAATATAGCGGTTCTCGTTTACGTGAGGTACACCCGTAGGGGCACGGCAATTTAAGTTTGCCGTTACATTTTATAAGTATTTGGGAATATTAAGCTATGAAAGCTTAGAACAGATATCGGATTTTTGATATTTCAACACTCACTTATGAAAAAGTTTGCTGACTCAATAATTATCGGAATCGTCCTTCTTGGGGTTTGCAGTTGTAACTCAGTAAAATCGACTGATCTAACAAATGACAATCAAGTTACTAGCCAAACTGATTCTCAAGCCAAAACGATTATCAAAATTGGTAGTTCCAGTTCAACTGTAACAGTTTTAAAACTTTTAGCAAAAGCTTATCAATCCCAAAATAAAACTGTCAAAATTGAGTTTATCTCCAATAGCCAATCTGAAGGAGCGATCGCAGCCCTAAAAAACGATATTATTGATATCGCCGGTAGCAGTCACAAACCCAAATCAGAAGATGATAAGGGTGAAGTTCAATATCGGGAACTGGCAAAAGATTTGTTACTTGTCGCCACCCACAACAGTGTCAAAGGAGTTAATAACCTTTCAACCAAGCAATTAAAAGCAATTTACAAAGGTGACATCAAAAATTGGCGAGAATTAGGCGGTGCCGATGCAAACATTGTACTGTTGGATAGACCTGAAGATGAATCAGCGAAAAAATTATTGAGAAAATATTATTTGGGAGCAGAGAAGACTACAACTAAAGCCGTGATTTTGAATAAAGAGGGAGAATTAATGGAAACCTTACAAAATACTCCTAATTCCATCGGCGCTTTTTCTTTGGCTTCTTCCCTTATCAATGAATTGCCTGTCAATCATCTTAGTATAAATGGTGTTGTTCCCAAAGCGCAAAACTTCACGAGTGGCCAATACCCAATGGTGCGTCACATAGGTATTTTCTGGAAAAAAGCACCTTCAGAATCTACTCAGGGTTTTATTGATTTTATCTTTAGCTTAGAAGGTGAAAAACTATTAAAAAATAATGGCTTTGTTCCTGCCAACTAAATTAACAATTCGTAATTACGAATTACGTTAGCGCAGGAGTAGCGAATCCGCGTACCTCTGTGGGTAAGCAAGCTACGCAAAGCATCTCGTAGAAAGCATAATTACGAATTACGAATTACATAGCTTGCTTCTCGCCTTTAGCGAGTATTACCCCTCTTCTATTACTCTCGTTAAATAAAAATCATAACCCTTGATTTTTTAGGCTTTGATAAATTTACGGGTAGGTTGGGTTGAGGGACGAAACCCAACACGAAAAATCCTTGGTTTTCTTGGGGTAACACGAATATTCAACCCAACCTACATTTTTTTCTTTCCTCAGAGTCATAAAAGAGCGTTACGAATTATTGTTGAATGTGCCATGCAGAGATTTTTCAGGGGGCTGAGACTCAGCCAAAAAATTGTTCTACCGCTGCTTGCAGTTTGTCTTAGCGTGTTCATGCTGGGTTTAGTAGTGCTAGGAAATTGGTTTACGGATAGTTTGAATCAAAATTTTCGCCAACAAACTGAAAGTTTTGCTGAACGAGTTTATCAGGATTTTCAGTATAAACAGCAAACACTAGAAACTGAAATTGAGCTAATTGCTAATCGAGATATGCTCAATCAGGCTGTTGAACAGCGTAATCAAGGATTGCTTTTGCAGATATTACTACCACTTAAGTCTATTTTAAAATTGGATTGGATTAAGGTAGTCGATACTCAGGGAAATGTCCTCATAGATTTACGGAACAACTCGTTAAGTCAAGCCAACTTTCTAGACGAAGTAATTACCAGCACTGCTAGTAGAGGAGCGCATTTAGTTGACTTGGTAGATGTAGAAGGTAAGCAACAGGTTCTACAAGTAGTAACAAATGGGATAAAATCATCAGCAGGACTTTTGGGAGGAATCGTCATTGGTGACTTAGTAGACGATATCCTACTGCAAAAAATTGCTGCGGGTTCCTCTAAACAGTTGATTATCCAGAGACAAAATCGCGTCATTGCGACAACTTTGTTAGCAGCCAAAAGTGGAACTTGGCAATTTCCTCCTCCTAATTTGCCTGCTATACGAATCACTATTGATAACAAAAGTTATTTAGCCAAAAGCATTGTATTGACAGGAGCAAGTCAGTCTTTAACAACTACAGTGTTGTATTCCATATCGTTGTTAGAAGTTGCTCAATATAAGTTATGGGAGCATTTAGGACTCTTGTTTTTGTTGGGAAGCAGTATCTTAGCAGTTACTGGATTTTTAATTGCGCGAACAATTACTCGTCCCTTAAAAGCTGTCACACAGGTAGCACAACGAGTTATCCAAGAATCTAATTTTGATCTCCAAGCTCCCGTAACAACTGAAGACGAGGTTGGAATCTTAGCCATTTCTTTTAACCAGTTAATTCAACAGGTAAAGCAACTGTTGGTAGAACAATATGAAACAAATCAAAAGCTAGAGGTTTACAGCCAAACATTAGAAGAAAAAATAGAAGAACGAACCCAAGCACTACGACAAAAAAATATTACTCTCAAGCAAACTTTACAAGAACTCAGGCATACTCAGTCCCAATTAATCCAGAATGAAAAAATGTCTTCTTTGGGGCAATTAGTTGCTGGCATTGCTCATGAAATCAACAATCCAGTTAATTTTATTTACGGTAATCTTAAGTACACTGATGATTATACTAAACAGTTGTTGTGGTTACTTCAACTTTATCAAAAACATTACCCCTACCCAGAAACAGAAATTCAAAAAGCTAAAGAAGAAGCTGATATTGAATATTTGACAGAAGATTTGCCTAAAATGTTGACTTCCATGAAGATTGGAGCCAGTCGGATTCGGGAAATTGTCCTTAGTTTAAGAATCTTCTCTCGTTTGGATGAAGCCGAGTTTAAAATGGCTGATATCCATGAAGGAATTGACAGCACTCTGTTAATTTTACAACATCGTCTCAAATCTGAAAAGACTCGCCCTACAATCACAGTGATTAAAGAGTATAGTGACATCCCGAAAATTCAGTGTTTTGCAGGACAATTAAATCAGGTATTGATGAACATCTTGGCAAATGCTATTGATGCTTTAGAAGAGGCTTTTCAAAAGGGGCTTTGTCCAGAACCGATAATTCGCATTTCTTCAGCCCAGGTGAATGAAAATGTCGTTGTTCAGATTGCTGATAATGGTACAGGGATTCCAGAAGCAATCCAGTCACGTCTTTTTGACCCCTTTTTCACCACTAAACCTATTGGCAAAGGCACTGGTATGGGATTATCTATTAGCTACCAAATCATTACTGAAAAACATGGTGGTTCGTTACAGTGCATTTCATTACCGGGACAGGGTGCAGAGTTTGTAATTACAATCCCGATTCGATAGGTGATTTTGCATAATAGTTCTATAAAATTTCTTTTTTCAATCTTCGTTATTTTCTATAAAATTGACTTGCTCGTAAAGGTCGCGCAATTCAATTTTAAAATCAACTGTTTGCAGTGATAAAATTGCAGATTCATGTTCAAGTTCAATAAATGACCATTGATTTTCCGCAGTTTTTACATATTGCATCACATGATACTGATATTGGTCAATTAAAATATATTCCTTGAATTCTGGAATAGAGCGATAATAAAGAAACTTATCACCTTGGTCATAATTTTTAGTCGATTTAGATAAAACTTCAGCAATTAACATCGGATTCATAACCGTTGTTGTGCTGGTTTCTGTATAAATAGGTTGTCCCTCAATCACCATCACATCAGGATATGTATGCTGCCGATAACGGGGTATCCATAAACGTACATCACCAATATAAACATCATAATTTTTACGCCTTAAAGCAATTTTTAAGGATGCAGCTAAATTCAAACAAATTTTATTATGATTTGTAGTGCCACCCGTCATCGGTACAATTTCTCCATCACGGTATTCGCTTTTATATTCTGCTTTTTCTTCAATTTCTAAATACTCTTCAGGTGTGTAATAGAGTTTTTGTGTTTCTAACTGCATAAAAATACAACCTATAATTGTGCGGTTATTGTGCGGCTAAGATTTTTGATTATCTTATTTATCCATTTTAAAGTGCTATCTAAAGTTACTCGGCTACAAGTTTTATGTGAACTGTTCTAAACTATGAGAAAATCCCAGAGTGGAGGCATAGCATTATGGTAATCACTCCTAATACCGCATCTGAGGTCATCTACCCCGAAAGCGACGGACAACCAATGGCGGATAATACCAAGCAATTTCGCTGGATAGTAACTATTAAAGAAAATTTAGAAATTTTATTTGCATCCCAATCAGATGTATTCATCGCCGGAGATTTATTTTGGTATCCAGTTGCAGATAACCCTAACATCAAACAAGCACCTGATACTTTGGTAGTGTTTGGTAGACCCAAGGGAGATAGAGGTTCTTACAAGCAATGGGAAGAAGAAAACATTCCGCCACAGGTGGTATTTGAAATATTATCTCCTGGTAATACAACTAAAGAAATGGCGCATAAACTCCTATTTTATCAACGCTACGGAGTTGAAGAATATTATATTTACGACCCAGACCAAAATGAACTAACAGGGTTTGTGCGCTCAGAAGATTGGTTACAAGAAATTAACCAGATTCATGGGTGGATAAGTCCCCGTTTGGGAATCCGCTTTCAACTCACCCCCCAAACCCTAGAAATATATCGCCTTGATGGATATAAGTTTCTTACACCCGTTGAGCTTGACCAAGTACGTACACAAGAACGTCAACGTGCTGAACAAGAACGTCAAGCTAAAGAAATAGCTCTCCAACAACTAGAGGAAGAACGCCAACGATATCAAGATTTATTGACACTACTACAAGAACGGGGAATTAACCCAGAACAGCTGTTATAAGCGAACTCCAGCCCTAAAGGCTTGTCATTACCCACATTTTTGTAACAGTCAAATGTCGTGCTTACCCACATTCCGCCCTGCACTGAAGTGCAAGGCTGATAGCCCAAGTCCACTCAAGTGGACTAAAATCAATTACTCAGTCCGCTTTAGAGGACTTTAGCTATTAGCCTTGGAATTCAATACTTCTCGGTTAAGGGGAAAAGGGGAAGGGGAAAAGGGAAAGAAAAAACCTTTAACCCAACCCCAGTAACCTTTTCCCCAAACCAAATTCTGAGTTCAAAATGCTTAACCGAGTAGTATTGCCTTGGAATTCTATTCCGAGGCGGGATAGCAACGAAGCGGAAATTGTCAGATATGGGTAACTACAAGGTCTGAAGCCAGGGGCTTCCGCCCACCGATTGTCGGTGAAAATCGAAAAATTCAGATCCCCGACTTCTCACAGAAGCCGGGGATTTTGTTGTTAAATTTAACTAAATTGTTCCTCTGCATCAAGGTTGAAAAGCATTTGCAGAGTTTGCATACAGCGCCGTCTAGCTTCCACATCTTGCTGCGATCGCAATTGCACCATCGGGTCATGTAAAATTTTATTGACAATTCCCCGCGTTAATGCTTCAATCACTTCTTGATGTTTTTCCGCAAATTCCGAACCCAATCTCGACAAAGCTTTTTCTAACTCTTGTTCGCGGATGGTTTCAACTTTATTTCGCAGACAGCTAATAGTAGTCACAGTTTCCAGACTGCGCCACCAAATATCAAAGGCTTCTACTTCTTCCTCTAAAAGTCTTTCGGCTTCTTGTGCAATCTTCCGACGGCTTTCGTAGTTTTGCGCCACTACTGCCTTCAAATCATCCACATTAAACGCTTGCACATTTTCCAATTCATTTACATCCGCATGAACATTACGCGGCACAGAAATATCAAATAACATTAAAGAACGCTGAACTTCTAAAACCATTTCCAATTTGGAACGGTCAAGGATTGGCTCTGTTGCCGAAGTACTTGTAAACACCAAATCGCTATCGGCAATTACGCTCATCATTTCCGATAGAGGATGAATATTGATCGGTTGTTGAGGGAACTGCTTTGTTAATTCTTGGGCGCGATCGCGTGAGCGATTTACAATACTAATTTGCACAGCACCTTTAGAAATTAGGTGTTGCACCAGCAGCCGCGACATTTTACCAGCGCCCAAAATTACCACTCGGCAAGCTGCTAAATTTGCTACTTTAATTTGTGCTAACTCTACAGCTGCCGAACTAATAGAGACAGCACCAGTACCAATACTAGTTTCAGTCCGAACCCGCTTACCAGCAGTCAGCGCTTGTTTAAATAATCGATTTAAAATGGTTTTTATACCGTTATATTGCTGTCCCAGTTTGTGAGTAGTTTTCACCTGAGCCAGAATTTGACCTTCTCCGAGTACCAGACTATCTAAACCACCTGCTACCCGCATAACGTGCATCACTGCATCATCATGGAGCAACATAAACAAATGTTGTCGCAGAGAAAGCACGGGTAATTTACTGTATTCCGCAAGAAACTGGGTTATTTCCCGGATACCTTGGTCTGCTTCACTGGTAACAATGTAAATTTCCAGGCGGTTACAAGTGCTAAGAATTGCAACTTCATCAATATGGGGATAGCTGGCCAGTTGAGCGATCGCACTTTCAATTTGTGGTTCTGGAATGCTCAGTTTTTCCCGGACTTCTACAGGGGCTGTTTTATGACTTAACCCCACCACTGCTATATTCATTTGCTAAATCGTAGTTACTAGTTGGTAGTTGATAATAGGGCATTGAGTGAGAATAGGGAATGGGGAATTTTTGTTTATTGGTTGGTAGTTATCCCCAGCCAACAATCACTAACTACTCACTACTAACTCAGGGCTATTTCGTTCTAGACACAAACCACCCAGAACTGAAGTTCTTTGGCTTTTAGCTAAAGTCCGTTAAAACGGACTATAACATGAGTCTTAGTCGTCTTTAGACGACTTTAGCTATTAGACTCAGAATTCATTCTGAGGCGGACTAGATGAGAATGAAATAGCCCTGCTACTAACTACTGTAAGATTGAAGCATTTTGGTGATTATTTCCCATTTTATAGAAAGATTTATTTCCTTATGCTTCGCCCCTACTTTTACCATTCCCCATTCCCTAAAATTTAGTTCAGTTGGAGAGTCTTGGGTTCACCAAACATGTGAATTGTATCAACAAATCGAGCAGTTTTCGACTGGTTAGAAATTACCAAGCTTTGAGTTCTGGCTCCGCCGTGGAAGAAACGTACACCTTCCATGAGATTGCCACCGGTAATACCGCAAGCAGCGAACAGAACAGTTTGACCAGATGCCAGTTCATGAGCATCATAGACCTTATCGGGGTCATTGATATTCATAGACTTTAAGCGATCGATGTTGGCTTCTCTGCTTTCTCCAATCAGACCTGTTTTGACTACTGCTGGATCGTAAATCAGTTGACCTTGGAAGTGTCCACCTAAAGCACGCATTGCAGCTGCCGATATTACACCTTCAGGAGCAGCACCGATACCCATCAGCGCGTGGATATTAGTTCCAGCAAAACCGCAGCTAATAGCTGCACCCACATCACCATCTGAAATTAGGGAGACTCTCGCTCCAGCCTCACGGATTTCTTTAATTAAATCGTTGTGGCGTTCGCGCTTCATGACTATAATTACAAGTTCTTCAATAGATCGGTCTAAACACTCAGCGAGAATCTTCAGGTTTTCGGTTGCTGACTTGTTGATGTCTACCTTACCCTTAGCCGCCGGAGGTGCTGCTAACTTCTTCATGTAAAAGTCAGGAGCAGCAAATAATCCACCCTTTTCAGAAATTGCCAACACAGCCATCGAACCAGGTTGTCCATAAGCTACCAAGTTCGTACCTTCACAGGGGTCAACGGCGATATCAATTTCAACTAGTTCATCAGGGTTACAGAGAGCTTCGGCATTTGGTTGGGTACAGATACCAACTTCTTCCCCGATGTATAACATAGGTGCGTTGTCGCGTTCGCCTTCCCCAATCACAATGCGACCCCGCATATAGATTTTATTCATCCGCTCCCGCATAGCTTCCACTGCTACTTGGTCAGCAATGTCTTTTTCGCCTTTCCCCATCCATTTCGAGGAAGCGATCGCGGCTTGCTCTACTACTTCAATAATCTCTAACCCAAGTGTATTTTCCACAGAGTCTGCCCTCTCAACTGCTTGAATTTCTGCCGCTTTATCTGGCTATTTCAGTCTTTAAGTCTACCAAAGGGCGGATACACCTGGAAGAAAGTTAAGTTTTACTGCTAACTGGTTAAAAAAAGTGCCATTTGTGACATTGTTTTTTGATCATAACTATTCCAATATTAGGGAACTCCAAAAAATAAACTATTCCACATTAAAGTCGTTGACTGTTGACTGTTGACTGTTGACTGTTGACTGAAAACTCGTGAACCGTCAACGGTCAACAGTGAACAATAGCAATGGAATATTTTTTTACTTGGAAGTCCCTTAAGTTTTGAACTGGCACAAATGAGTACCAGTGTATATCTAGAACATTGGTTTCCTTCAATATCTATCTTTAGGTATAAAATAATAAAGAAAAAAAGCTGGTGAGTTCCCTCAAAACTGAAGAGCAAGCCAGAATGACATTAAGAGGTTAATCGTGTTTATCGACTACATCACACTAATGTTGATCAATATGGTAGCTGGTTTATTTCTACTGGCTGACTATGTGTATCGTGGTATAGATAGTTCTAATCAAAGACCGTGGATTCCCGGTTTTGGAATTACAGGTGCGATCGCCTTAACAACTGGTTTACACATGACCTTCACCTGGCCAGTTATCGGCAGCTTCAATATTGCCTTCGGTGAGACAAGTGTCTTATTTGGTATCTTGTTTGTGGCGGCTGCGTAGGCGTAGCCCGTCGTAGACATCGCACTTGCTCAAGGTTGGGATTTATCGACAATAGCAGTTTACGGCTTCTTTGCTGGTGTAGTTGCGATCAAAATAGCAGTCCTAAATCATTCGTGAACAACAAGATCCCCGACTTCTTTGAGAAGTCGGGGATCTGAGCCTCTCGATTTTCACAACTCAAAAAGGATTGCTATAGTAGTTATTCGCATTCCTTACTAGAATTTGACCAAGCAACCGCTTTTATCGGGAATCGGCTTTATTTTAACTAAGGTATAAACCAAAATTAAAAACAGCCAGCAAGGCCTACTGGGGTAGTAAACTGCTGGCTGGTCATAAGGTTCATAAGGGCAAGCGCAAATGTTCACCAGGTCAACTAGCATTGCCGATTGGGCAGTGCCAGATATCGGAACGCCCCGAACTAGCAGAAGTGGTACAGAAATTCGTCCAAGCAAATCGAGGTTGTAGGTTTGATGTGGGGATGTGAGATAATAAAGTCCCTCCCGATCCACCACCTAACGGAATGTAATCAAAAAATTAGTCATTAAGACAAACGATGGGATTTACGGCATTGCAACGATTACAGGATTGATCTGAGTGTCTGGGATAGTTATTTTCGTAGTTACCGCGAAGCCCCCGACTACGTTGCTGGTTTCGGAGTCTGATAGTTCCTCGAATAGAGGAGCTTGCAGGTTTGTTACTTTGATTTTCCTTGAGAAGTATTGACGTAGTACCATGAGCTTTGTTCACTGCTTTTTGCTTTTATACAAAATATATCAAGCTGGAGACACGATAATCAAGGGTTCATATAAAACATCCTACTTAATACACTTTTCCCACCTACTTCATGCGTTACTCTCATGGGAACGGGATAAATACACAATGTTTGTGAGCTACAATCTTTGTCAATCTTAACTGAGGTGAATCGTGTTTATCGACTACATCACACTCATGTTGATCAATATGGTAGCTGGTTTATTTCTACTGGCTGACTATGTGTATCGTGGTATAGATAGTTCTAATCAAAGACCGTGGATTCCCGGTTTTGGAATTACAGGTGCGATCGCCTTAACAACTGGTTTACACATGAGCTTCACCTGGCCAGTTATCGGTAGCTTCAACATTGCCTTCGGTGAGACAAGTGTCTTATTTGGTATCTTGTTTGTGGCTGCTGCGATCGCACTAGCTCAAGGTTGGGATTTATTCACAATAGCAGTTTACGCTTTCTTTGCTGGTGCAGTTGCGATCGTAGTAGGTATCCGCATCATCAACTTGAATATGACAAAACAACCACTTTTGTCAGGAATCGGCTTTATTTTAACCGGCTTAGGAGGTATTTTTGCAGCGCCAACCCTCTATTGGAAAACCAATCGAACCTGGCGACGAATTGGCGTAGCAGTGCTGATAGTAGCCGCTCTAATTTGGGCATTAACTGGATATTTGTCTTACTGGAATCATTTAGAGGGTTTTCAAAAATGGGTTCCAGCTCCAATGCGGTAATCAATGCCAGCAATGATCTAGGCTAGAGAAATAGTTAAAACCTTGCTTAAGAAAATATGCTGGACTTTCTTAATCCCCTTTTAAATCGCCATCCAGAGCGAGTCAAAGCCAACGTCGAACTTTACACATGGCAAACTTGCCCTTACTGCATTCGTGCCAAAATACTGCTGTGGTGGAAAGGTGTAAATTTTACCGAATATAAAATCGACGGCGACGAAGCAGCCAGAGCGAAAATGGCAGAACGTGCTAACGGTCGCCGTACTGTACCGCAAATTTTTATCAATAACCAGCACATTGGCGGCTGCGATGATCTTTATCAACTAGATACACAAAGTCAACTCGATCCTCTTTTAGCCCAAGCCGCTATTTAGCCTGAGATTTTTAGTCATTGTCATTACCCCCATTTTTGTAACAGTTAAAGTAAGCTGTTGCGCCTTTAATTTGCACTAATATTTTTTCAACATGGTTGTGGGGTGGGCATCTTGCCCGCCCTGATTGTGCAAGTTGTATACATAACAGCTTATTGCAGTGACGCACATCCCCCCTAGAACTTAAGTTCTAGGCTAATAGCTTGCATTCCACTTAAGTGGACTGAAATTCTTGTTTAGTCCTCTTAAGAGGACTTTAGCTATTAGCCTTGGAATTCTATTCCAAGGCGGGATAACAACGAAGCGGATATTGTCAAATGTAAGTAATGACAAGACTTCTATAGCATTTCTCGTTTGTATGCAATACACCCTGACCTCTTTTCTTTTAGGAAAAAAGCTTTACAATCTTATACAAATTTGAAAAAAGAATGCGACAAATAGACCATCTG contains:
- a CDS encoding glutamyl-tRNA reductase, producing the protein MNIAVVGLSHKTAPVEVREKLSIPEPQIESAIAQLASYPHIDEVAILSTCNRLEIYIVTSEADQGIREITQFLAEYSKLPVLSLRQHLFMLLHDDAVMHVMRVAGGLDSLVLGEGQILAQVKTTHKLGQQYNGIKTILNRLFKQALTAGKRVRTETSIGTGAVSISSAAVELAQIKVANLAACRVVILGAGKMSRLLVQHLISKGAVQISIVNRSRDRAQELTKQFPQQPINIHPLSEMMSVIADSDLVFTSTSATEPILDRSKLEMVLEVQRSLMLFDISVPRNVHADVNELENVQAFNVDDLKAVVAQNYESRRKIAQEAERLLEEEVEAFDIWWRSLETVTTISCLRNKVETIREQELEKALSRLGSEFAEKHQEVIEALTRGIVNKILHDPMVQLRSQQDVEARRRCMQTLQMLFNLDAEEQFS
- the glpX gene encoding class II fructose-bisphosphatase, with protein sequence MENTLGLEIIEVVEQAAIASSKWMGKGEKDIADQVAVEAMRERMNKIYMRGRIVIGEGERDNAPMLYIGEEVGICTQPNAEALCNPDELVEIDIAVDPCEGTNLVAYGQPGSMAVLAISEKGGLFAAPDFYMKKLAAPPAAKGKVDINKSATENLKILAECLDRSIEELVIIVMKRERHNDLIKEIREAGARVSLISDGDVGAAISCGFAGTNIHALMGIGAAPEGVISAAAMRALGGHFQGQLIYDPAVVKTGLIGESREANIDRLKSMNINDPDKVYDAHELASGQTVLFAACGITGGNLMEGVRFFHGGARTQSLVISNQSKTARFVDTIHMFGEPKTLQLN
- a CDS encoding DUF981 family protein — its product is MFIDYITLMLINMVAGLFLLADYVYRGIDSSNQRPWIPGFGITGAIALTTGLHMTFTWPVIGSFNIAFGETSVLFGILFVAAA
- a CDS encoding DUF981 family protein, whose protein sequence is MFIDYITLMLINMVAGLFLLADYVYRGIDSSNQRPWIPGFGITGAIALTTGLHMSFTWPVIGSFNIAFGETSVLFGILFVAAAIALAQGWDLFTIAVYAFFAGAVAIVVGIRIINLNMTKQPLLSGIGFILTGLGGIFAAPTLYWKTNRTWRRIGVAVLIVAALIWALTGYLSYWNHLEGFQKWVPAPMR
- the grxC gene encoding glutaredoxin 3, whose protein sequence is MLDFLNPLLNRHPERVKANVELYTWQTCPYCIRAKILLWWKGVNFTEYKIDGDEAARAKMAERANGRRTVPQIFINNQHIGGCDDLYQLDTQSQLDPLLAQAAI